In a single window of the Mytilus trossulus isolate FHL-02 unplaced genomic scaffold, PNRI_Mtr1.1.1.hap1 h1tg001383l__unscaffolded, whole genome shotgun sequence genome:
- the LOC134704386 gene encoding LOW QUALITY PROTEIN: cytochrome c oxidase subunit 2-like (The sequence of the model RefSeq protein was modified relative to this genomic sequence to represent the inferred CDS: substituted 3 bases at 3 genomic stop codons), translating into MSFYGSRYFGDIVHGELGKDLFRYHGFVMIVAVAVLVFVIYIGCVILLTKFSYRHFLNRQRLEFXWTIVPMLMLVGLWFPSIINLYYIEEVKRPRXNFKAIGKQWYXSYEFCRNLDTPSSRESAERISCYTIDSYIEDQQETFRKGGYRLLDVDNRMVAPADVQITAFVRRSDVLHSFALPKLLIKVDAIPGRINRLPIKASQCRIIYGQCSEICGVNHRFIPIVIEFIPEKYFVIWLEALN; encoded by the coding sequence atgtctttttacGGGAGTCGATATTTTGGTGATATTGTCCATGGGGAACTAGGGAAAGACCTGTTCCGGTACCATGGTTTTGTGATGATAGTAGCAGTGGCTGTGTtggtctttgttatatatataggatGCGTAATCCTTCTTACTAAATTTTCTTATCGCCATTTCTTGAACCGTCAACGATTAGAATTTTGATGGACTATTGTGCCAATGTTGATGTTAGTAGGGTTGTGGTTTCCTTCTATAATTAACCTATATTATATAGAAGAAGTAAAACGGCCCCGGTGAAATTTTAAGGCGATTGGGAAACAATGGTACTGATCTTACGAATTTTGTCGCAATTTAGACACTCCAAGCTCTAGAGAAAGCGCTGAAAGAATTTCGTGTTATACAATTGATTCTTACATAGAAGACCAGCAGGAGACATTTAGAAAAGGAGGGTATCGTTTGTTGGATGTTGATAACCGGATGGTGGCTCCAGCAGATGTGCAAATAACTGCTTTTGTAAGAAGGTCTGATGTGCTCCATTCGTTTGCACTCCCTAAGTTACTAATTAAAGTAGATGCCATCCCAGGTCGAATTAATCGGCTTCCTATAAAAGCTTCCCAGTGTAGAATTATTTACGGGCAGTGTTCTGAAATTTGCGGGGTTAACCATAGATTTATACCGATTGTGATTGAGTTTATTCCtgagaaatattttgtcatatggTTGGAAGctcttaactaa
- the LOC134704387 gene encoding LOW QUALITY PROTEIN: cytochrome b-like (The sequence of the model RefSeq protein was modified relative to this genomic sequence to represent the inferred CDS: substituted 5 bases at 5 genomic stop codons), which translates to MVGNNTVNNINTPKRVGPXRSTNKLVKIMNDRFYDLPCPVNLNAWXRFGSILGLCLIIQLLRGLLLSTHYTAHEDMAFDSVVHIMRNVEKGXMLRNIHANGSSMFFICIYAHIARGLYYGSYLDKTVWYFGVHLFLLTMAEAFLGYTLPWGQMSYWGATVITNILRVIPVVGESMLRYVXGGWTVCNATLKRFYTLHFLLPFVIVAVVFLHLFFLHEKGSNNPLGIERGTMCVPFHPFYTIKDLFGYVCFRFFFIYLVCVDPELLGNHLNYWPANPIKTPIHVQPEWYFMFAYAILRSIPHKAGGVYVMFLSIVVLYLIPSLHRGKYRSLCFYPFNQVVFXVLVGRFIRLTWIGARPVREPYIILGQCLSVIYFSRLLLNPLSLWVWDKLLEYPKFCRSRPVDLKWFKFLAYFKLLKLVNRESSAREWANKCRKI; encoded by the coding sequence ATGGTTGGTAACAATACTGTGAATAATATTAACACGCCTAAGAGGGTTGGTCCGTGACGAAGTACTAATAAGTTGGTGAAGATTATGAATGACAGGTTCTATGATTTGCCTTGTCCTGTAAACTTAAACGCTTGGTGAAGGTTTGGCTCTATACTAGGCTTGTGCCTAATTATCCAACTTCTAAGGGGTCTTTTATTGTCAACTCATTATACTGCTCATGAAGACATGGCATTCGATTCTGTAGTACATATTATGCGTAATGTGGAAAAAGGATGAATGTTGCGTAATATTCATGCAAATGGGTCCTCTAtgttttttatctgtatttatgcGCACATTGCTCGTGGGCTGTATTATGGGTCTTATTTAGATAAGACAGTGTGGTATTTTGgggtgcatttgtttttgttaactatGGCGGAGGCTTTCCTCGGTTACACTTTGCCTTGGGGGCAAATGTCATATTGGGGGGCTACTGTTATTACTAATATACTTAGAGTGATCCCCGTAGTAGGAGAGAGTATGCTCCGCTATGTATGAGGGGGTTGGACCGTGTGTAATGCAACTCTAAAGCGGTTTTATACTTTACACTTTCTCTTACCGTTTGTGATAGTGgcggttgtttttttacacctgttttttttacatgagaaAGGGAGTAATAACCCTTTGGGTATTGAAAGAGGTACTATGTGTGTGCCCTTCCACCCCTTCTATACTATTAAAGATCTTTTTGGTTATGTTTGCTTtaggttcttttttatatatttagtgtgTGTGGATCCTGAGCTGTTAGGGAATCATTTAAACTATTGGCCTGCTAATCCTATAAAAACGCCAATCCATGTTCAGCCTGAGTGGTATTTTATGTTTGCTTATGCAATCCTTCGTTCAATTCCTCATAAAGCGGGGGgggtatatgttatgtttttgtcgATTGTAGTATTATACCTAATTCCTAGTCTTCACAGAGGTAAGTATCGAAGTTTATGTTTTTACCCGTTTAATCAAGTAGTGTTTTGAGTGTTGGTTGGTAGGTTTATTAGGTTAACATGGATTGGTGCTCGCCCAGTGCGGGAGCCTTATATCATTTTGGGGCAGTGTCTTTCAGTCATTTATTTCTCTAGGTTGTTATTAAACCCTCTTTCTTTGTGGGTGTGGGACAAGCTGCTTGAATACCCTAAATTCTGTAGGAGTCGTCCTGTAGACCTGAaatggtttaagtttttagcttatttcaagttattaaaattagtaaatcgCGAAAGTAGCGCACGTGAGTGGGCTAAtaagtgtagaaaaatataa
- the LOC134704389 gene encoding NADH-ubiquinone oxidoreductase chain 6-like: MRAGGSGGRKLNYVYIMRVIVICVILMAVFSIVLIAKQPISLGLVLLRGSIIACVEVALEVRRLLGFLLFLTYVRGVIVLFLYVLRIYPNEVYRFNLEFMVLVRRCCARAVLMGLMNYEYREISGSLFLSFMAERSGLRLYILIAGVLLFVILVVSYLCIKTMVPLRRVK; encoded by the coding sequence ATGAGGGCTGGTGGTAGCGGGGGGCGTAAgcttaattatgtttatataatgagaGTTATAGTCATATGTGTAATTTTGATGGCTGTGTTTTCGATTGTCTTAATTGCCAAGCAACCTATTTCTTTAGGGCTAGTGCTATTGAGGGGGTCTATAATTGCATGTGTGGAGGTTGCACTGGAGGTTAGAAGGTTGTTAGGGTTCTTATTGTTCCTAACTTACGTTAGGGGTGTAATAGTCCTGTTCTTGTATGTTTTAAGGATCTACCCCAATGAAGTGTATCGTTTTAATCTAGAGTTTATGGTTCTCGTCAGAAGGTGTTGTGCCAGAGCGGTCCTTATGGGTCTTATGAATTACGAGTACAGAGAAATTAGCGGGTCTTTGTTTCTAAGTTTCATGGCTGAAAGAAGCGGGTTAAGGTTATATATCCTAATAGCTGGTGTGTTACTGTTTGTAATATTAGTGGTGTCGTATTTGTGCATAAAAACCATGGTGCCTTTACGAAGAGTAAAATAA